The segment GTCTAATTGATCCCATTGAGTCATTTCCCAGTCTCCAAAATCCATTTCCATTAATTGAGGTCGGTAATTGATTTCTTGATTTTGAATACAGAAATGAGCTAATCTTTTACAGCGAGTTAATGGGCTAGAGTAGATGTAATCAAACTCTTTTCCTTTGAGTTGATTTTTTACTACTTGTGCTTCTTCTTCAAAAGAATCATTTAATGGAACATCTGTTTGTCCATAACAAGTTCCTTTGGGAACATTAACTGAAGTATGACGAATCAAATATACATTCATAAGCTTAAATATTTAATGCTAGTAAGATACCCAAATAAATGGAAATTTCACAAAGAAGGAAGGATGCTCCACAACAATCTCCCGTATAGCCTTGAATTCTTCTTTTCAAAATGACAGCGATAAGCAGAAATGTGAGGATAGGGAAAAGAGCAACCCACCATATAGCATAGGGTATTAATAAAATAAGAGGTAATAGTCCAAAGAGGTGTGCTATAATAAAAGTAGAAACAGACATTTTTCCATAAACCACTTTGGCTTTACTAGTTTCTTCTGTTCGTGCATAGGGTAGAACTTTATTTATGTAAGAGGATATTAATTTTGCTAACGGATCAGCAACTAATATTGCAAGTGCTGCTGTTTCTATTGGTAGTGCAGATAAGCACTGAAAGAGTAATAAAAAGTAGATGATATGACTTAGTACGCCGTACGTACCAATATGAGAATCTTTCATAATTTCAAGTACTCTTTCACGAGTAGTACCCCCACCTAAACCATCAAAAAAATCAGATAACCCATCTTCATGTAATGCTCCAGTAAGTAGCAATCGAGATAGGATAGCTAGGATAATAGCAATGGGATAAGGAAAGATATAGCTGCTAAACCACAATGTCATAGACATTACCCCAGCCGTCAGCCAACCGATGACAGGCCAATAGTTAATTGCCTGCTTGAAGTGTTCTGCTGGAACATTAAAAATCTTAAGTTTGTAGAAAGGAAGTCTTGTGAAAAACTGTAGTGCAGCAGCAATATCTTTTATCATGTCCTTAGAAGTATTTAGTTACTTGTACATCTTTGAATGTACTCATTTCATTAATCATCCGAATGGCCGATTCTAG is part of the Bacteroides coprosuis DSM 18011 genome and harbors:
- a CDS encoding Cobalamin synthase (COGs: COG0368 Cobalamin-5-phosphate synthase~HAMAP: Cobalamin (vitamin B12) biosynthesis CobS, cobalamin-5-phosphate synthase~InterPro IPR003805~KEGG: bfr:BF2487 cobalamin 5'-phosphate synthase~PFAM: Cobalamin (vitamin B12) biosynthesis CobS, cobalamin-5-phosphate synthase~SPTR: Cobalamin synthase;~TIGRFAM: Cobalamin (vitamin B12) biosynthesis CobS, cobalamin-5-phosphate synthase~IMG reference gene:2504106908~PFAM: Cobalamin-5-phosphate synthase~TIGRFAM: cobalamin 5'-phosphate synthase/cobalamin synthase) encodes the protein MIKDIAAALQFFTRLPFYKLKIFNVPAEHFKQAINYWPVIGWLTAGVMSMTLWFSSYIFPYPIAIILAILSRLLLTGALHEDGLSDFFDGLGGGTTRERVLEIMKDSHIGTYGVLSHIIYFLLLFQCLSALPIETAALAILVADPLAKLISSYINKVLPYARTEETSKAKVVYGKMSVSTFIIAHLFGLLPLILLIPYAIWWVALFPILTFLLIAVILKRRIQGYTGDCCGASFLLCEISIYLGILLALNI
- a CDS encoding alpha-ribazole phosphatase (COGs: COG0406 Fructose-2 6-bisphosphatase~InterPro IPR013078:IPR017578~KEGG: pdi:BDI_3954 phosphoglycerate mutase~PFAM: Histidine phosphatase superfamily, clade-1~SMART: Histidine phosphatase superfamily, clade-1~SPTR: Putative uncharacterized protein;~TIGRFAM: Alpha-ribazole phosphatase, CobC~IMG reference gene:2504106907~PFAM: Phosphoglycerate mutase family~TIGRFAM: alpha-ribazole phosphatase), which produces MNVYLIRHTSVNVPKGTCYGQTDVPLNDSFEEEAQVVKNQLKGKEFDYIYSSPLTRCKRLAHFCIQNQEINYRPQLMEMDFGDWEMTQWDQLDFNAWDIDWVNTPVPNGESFCEMYQRVADFLEKLKKESHENVAIFTHGGVLACANVFYTNIPLKNAFDNPFSYGEVLTFEV